A stretch of the Thiomicrorhabdus xiamenensis genome encodes the following:
- the cynS gene encoding cyanase gives MLTKVAMTEAIVLAKNEKGLGWTDIAAAAGLSEVYTTSACLGMNHLDAEPATKVAELLGLGTDVAEALQAFPHKSWEKAVPTDPLIYRLYEIVGVYGPTMKELIHEKFGDGIMSAIDFSMDIDKEENPLGDRVVVTMNGKFLPYKAW, from the coding sequence ATGTTAACTAAAGTAGCAATGACTGAAGCAATTGTATTGGCTAAAAATGAAAAGGGCCTTGGATGGACTGATATCGCGGCGGCAGCAGGCCTAAGTGAAGTTTATACCACCTCTGCTTGTTTAGGTATGAACCACCTGGACGCAGAGCCAGCAACCAAAGTTGCAGAATTACTCGGTCTGGGAACCGATGTTGCTGAAGCATTGCAGGCATTCCCGCATAAGAGTTGGGAAAAAGCGGTTCCGACAGATCCATTGATCTATCGTCTATACGAAATCGTCGGTGTTTACGGTCCGACGATGAAAGAGCTGATTCACGAAAAATTCGGCGACGGTATTATGAGTGCGATCGATTTCTCGATGGATATCGATAAAGAAGAGAACCCACTAGGTGACCGCGTTGTGGTAACCATGAACGGTAAATTCCTACCTTACAAAGCCTGGTAA
- a CDS encoding OsmC family protein, with product MSDAAVVIPSCLRPIDTDGLNKLGEAGKADPNAVKTLKSKTVLEGQFKNYNYIRDLPAIVVDEPPGLLGEDTAPNPSEMALLSLGSCLSVGVQANATNQGIPLTKLEVALEGDINITAVWGTGDLDPNKPLGVTEVRAFFTIESPGTPKEKLEELVAHAMKWSPVANTYMNQVKMSGELV from the coding sequence ATGTCTGATGCAGCAGTAGTTATTCCATCATGCCTACGTCCAATCGATACTGACGGTCTAAACAAACTGGGTGAAGCGGGTAAAGCAGATCCAAATGCCGTTAAAACGCTAAAATCAAAAACCGTTCTAGAAGGCCAGTTCAAAAACTATAACTACATTCGCGACCTTCCTGCGATTGTTGTTGACGAACCACCTGGACTACTTGGTGAAGATACTGCACCAAACCCTTCTGAAATGGCCCTACTTTCTCTAGGTTCATGTCTTTCTGTTGGTGTTCAGGCGAACGCTACTAACCAGGGCATCCCTCTAACTAAACTGGAAGTTGCACTTGAAGGTGATATCAACATCACTGCGGTTTGGGGTACTGGTGACCTTGATCCTAACAAACCTCTAGGTGTAACCGAAGTACGCGCTTTCTTCACAATCGAATCTCCTGGTACGCCTAAAGAGAAGCTTGAAGAGCTTGTCGCACACGCAATGAAATGGTCTCCAGTAGCGAACACCTACATGAACCAAGTCAAAATGTCAGGCGAATTAGTCTAA
- a CDS encoding acyl-CoA dehydrogenase family protein — protein MIQEVVQKTLKPLTVDIDHGKYTTEVLSELGKIDAYSPHIPSQNGGKLDLFKTIHNMALVSEECMSTGFMMWAHTVCAWYIENADNEYLKTEILPKMMTGELFGATSLSNPMKYFAGIEPLKISAIETEDGYILNGALPWVSNIWPESDKHFFGSIFHVQDEEGNTLRDAMALIPCDLEGLTLQQQVEFVGMEGTGTFAMVFDNAFLPKKYLLADPVGPYLQKIKAGFVLLQAGMAVGVIQGCINEMNQSNLSQSAINQYLDNTPEELQEELNDAVEIVKELCETPYTPGDEFFRSVLEARLLGAEICKRAADSVMQHAGAKGYIVDAPAQRKWREAYFVIIVTPSIKHLRKEIQRLEVGLEAA, from the coding sequence ATGATTCAAGAAGTGGTCCAAAAAACATTAAAACCTCTTACAGTCGATATCGACCACGGGAAATACACCACCGAGGTGCTATCCGAGCTGGGTAAAATTGATGCCTACAGCCCGCATATCCCTTCGCAAAACGGTGGCAAGCTGGATCTGTTCAAAACCATTCACAACATGGCCTTGGTATCCGAAGAGTGTATGTCGACCGGCTTTATGATGTGGGCACACACGGTCTGCGCATGGTATATCGAAAACGCGGACAACGAATACCTGAAAACTGAAATCCTGCCGAAAATGATGACAGGTGAACTATTCGGGGCAACTTCACTTTCCAACCCGATGAAATACTTTGCCGGTATCGAACCGCTGAAAATCTCCGCGATCGAAACCGAAGACGGCTATATCCTAAACGGCGCTTTGCCATGGGTATCCAATATCTGGCCGGAATCCGACAAACATTTCTTCGGCTCGATTTTCCACGTACAGGACGAAGAAGGTAATACGCTTAGAGACGCGATGGCATTGATTCCATGTGATCTTGAAGGCCTGACACTGCAACAGCAAGTTGAGTTTGTCGGCATGGAAGGGACGGGAACTTTTGCGATGGTCTTTGACAACGCATTCCTTCCGAAAAAATATCTTCTGGCGGATCCAGTCGGACCTTATCTGCAAAAAATCAAAGCCGGTTTTGTCCTTCTGCAAGCAGGTATGGCCGTTGGCGTTATCCAAGGCTGTATTAACGAAATGAACCAATCCAACCTGTCACAAAGCGCAATCAACCAGTATCTGGACAATACGCCAGAAGAACTGCAGGAAGAGCTGAATGACGCAGTGGAAATTGTTAAAGAACTTTGTGAGACACCTTACACACCTGGCGATGAATTTTTCCGCTCCGTTTTGGAAGCCCGCCTGTTGGGTGCAGAGATTTGTAAACGCGCGGCAGACTCGGTTATGCAGCATGCCGGTGCAAAAGGCTACATCGTTGATGCACCTGCACAGCGCAAATGGCGTGAAGCCTATTTCGTGATTATCGTCACACCATCAATCAAGCATTTACGTAAAGAAATTCAACGTCTGGAAGTCGGTCTGGAAGCCGCTTAA
- a CDS encoding FAD-dependent oxidoreductase has protein sequence MTEEYRKYICKVCGLIYDEEEGDPDSGLAPGTRFEDIPDDWYCPLCLVSKADFIPLDQLPKAVADGDLPKHKVSDYADVMIIGSGYAGWQVAESIRRELPDAVITLITADDGVVYPKPSLSMALRQDRSADDLKEYSAQQKASELDMGVKTLTRVMSVNEKRKKVITTKGNFHYDKLIIATGAKALKPEVGGKVGHEMITLNDLPSYRKFRKSITEIDHVTIIGGGLIGTEMAEDLAEAGMSVTMMVREEQLMPGMLPETIASDLADKLTAKGVDIRFGQMVSEMNGTSGSYELKLDSGEQLNTGMVLSAIGIAPNVGLAKKLNLEINRGIKINDYCQTSNPDVYAIGDCAESEAGVQAFLEPIRRQATAIAAHLKGEKDLPFHAVSPLIKTKTSTLSIMLSLPLGANDQEGWETETDIGENHKLVYKDNEDHLLGFALSGDLVNQANTLYKQINPNS, from the coding sequence ATGACCGAAGAATATCGCAAGTACATCTGTAAAGTATGCGGCTTAATTTACGATGAAGAAGAAGGTGATCCGGATTCAGGGCTTGCTCCTGGAACGCGTTTTGAAGACATTCCTGATGATTGGTACTGCCCTCTATGCCTTGTCAGTAAAGCCGACTTTATTCCACTGGATCAATTGCCTAAGGCGGTTGCGGATGGCGATTTACCGAAACACAAAGTCAGTGATTATGCCGACGTCATGATCATCGGTTCCGGCTATGCCGGCTGGCAGGTTGCCGAATCGATTCGTCGTGAACTGCCTGATGCCGTTATCACACTGATTACCGCAGATGATGGCGTAGTTTACCCTAAACCGTCTTTGTCTATGGCGCTACGCCAAGACCGTTCTGCCGATGACCTGAAAGAGTATAGCGCACAGCAGAAAGCCAGCGAGCTCGACATGGGTGTAAAGACCTTAACTCGTGTTATGTCGGTTAATGAAAAGCGTAAAAAAGTAATCACCACCAAAGGGAATTTTCATTACGACAAACTGATTATTGCTACGGGTGCCAAAGCGCTGAAGCCTGAAGTAGGCGGTAAAGTTGGTCATGAAATGATTACCCTGAACGATCTGCCAAGCTACCGAAAATTCCGTAAGTCCATCACGGAAATCGACCACGTTACCATTATCGGCGGCGGTCTGATCGGAACGGAAATGGCAGAAGATCTGGCGGAAGCCGGTATGTCGGTCACCATGATGGTTCGTGAAGAGCAATTAATGCCGGGCATGCTACCTGAGACAATCGCCAGTGACCTGGCCGATAAACTGACTGCAAAAGGCGTTGATATCCGCTTTGGTCAAATGGTTTCTGAAATGAACGGGACAAGCGGAAGCTATGAATTGAAACTAGATTCTGGCGAGCAGCTCAATACCGGCATGGTACTGTCTGCAATTGGTATCGCGCCAAATGTCGGACTGGCCAAAAAACTTAATCTGGAAATCAACCGTGGCATTAAAATTAATGACTATTGCCAGACCTCAAATCCGGATGTGTATGCAATTGGTGATTGCGCCGAGTCTGAAGCGGGCGTTCAAGCCTTCTTGGAACCGATTCGACGTCAAGCAACCGCTATCGCTGCGCATTTAAAAGGTGAGAAGGATCTTCCATTCCACGCGGTTTCCCCATTGATTAAAACCAAAACGTCAACCCTGTCGATTATGCTAAGCCTGCCACTTGGTGCAAATGACCAGGAAGGCTGGGAAACGGAAACCGACATCGGTGAAAATCATAAGCTGGTGTACAAAGACAACGAAGATCACCTCCTTGGTTTCGCCTTGAGCGGCGATCTGGTTAATCAGGCCAATACCCTGTACAAACAGATCAATCCAAACAGCTAA
- a CDS encoding sigma-54-dependent Fis family transcriptional regulator produces the protein MALEALDIAEHSEYVVIKEAAEQIERANEPEQAIVRILSLISRQMGLNRGRVLLREKSEPILYTAYAFGLTEVEIARSRFADNEGITGKVMRMGMPIIIPNIDLEEDYLCRTVDRSTLPQEPVAFIAVPILRKGRTIGVLAVNRLKNRSRALDKDLSILKLIAIFISEILSVNAMLEKQTQVLKEENEQLRAVALSQGSQYGIIGESPAVMGALSKAARAANVSVTVLLKGESGTGKEKFSRMLHMASNRQDGPFIAINCAAIPLELLESELFGHEKGAFTGATQTKPGKIEMAHHGTLFLDEIGDLDFGLQAKLLRVLEDRTITRVGSNKPIPVDVRIIVASHKNLQTSVNEGNFRLDLFYRLNVFPIELPPLRERDGDIRLLARHFLNQANQEYHTNVIFDRGAIAFLETYEWPGNIRQLENIIKRAVLLAEDGQMITDRLIRRIIREESGIVFNGEATEQPEEVKAISVNDEISTRMEPQPQYEATFAPQVMSRNGSDEIKRNYWKVSESEKDILLQALERAHGNKSHAARMLNMTPRQYNYRFKKLGLG, from the coding sequence ATGGCATTGGAAGCACTCGATATTGCAGAACATTCTGAATATGTGGTGATTAAGGAAGCCGCTGAACAGATTGAGCGCGCCAATGAACCGGAACAGGCGATAGTGCGCATTTTGAGTCTGATTTCCCGTCAGATGGGATTGAACCGCGGCAGGGTACTGCTGAGAGAGAAGAGTGAACCGATTCTCTATACCGCTTACGCGTTTGGTTTGACCGAAGTGGAAATCGCCCGCAGCCGGTTTGCAGACAACGAAGGGATTACCGGTAAGGTAATGAGAATGGGAATGCCGATTATTATTCCCAATATCGATCTGGAAGAGGATTACCTGTGCCGTACGGTCGACCGTTCGACGCTGCCGCAGGAACCGGTCGCGTTTATCGCCGTGCCGATTCTCCGTAAAGGGAGAACCATCGGGGTTTTAGCCGTTAACCGTCTGAAAAACCGCTCTCGTGCGCTGGATAAAGATCTGAGCATCCTTAAGTTGATTGCCATTTTTATCAGTGAGATTCTTTCGGTCAATGCCATGCTTGAAAAGCAGACTCAGGTTCTCAAAGAAGAGAATGAGCAGCTGCGTGCTGTGGCGCTCAGTCAGGGAAGTCAATACGGTATTATCGGTGAAAGCCCTGCCGTGATGGGCGCCTTAAGCAAGGCGGCGCGTGCGGCGAATGTTTCAGTGACGGTGCTTTTGAAAGGTGAATCCGGAACCGGTAAAGAGAAGTTCTCGCGTATGCTGCATATGGCTTCAAACCGCCAAGACGGACCTTTTATCGCGATTAACTGTGCGGCGATTCCGCTGGAACTGCTGGAATCTGAGCTCTTCGGGCACGAAAAGGGTGCCTTCACCGGTGCCACTCAGACCAAGCCGGGGAAAATCGAGATGGCGCATCACGGAACCTTGTTCCTGGATGAAATCGGGGATCTGGATTTCGGCTTGCAGGCTAAGCTGCTACGTGTACTTGAAGACAGAACTATTACCCGCGTCGGCTCAAACAAGCCGATACCGGTCGATGTGCGAATCATCGTCGCCTCGCATAAAAACCTGCAAACCTCGGTGAACGAGGGCAACTTCCGTCTGGATTTATTCTATCGTTTAAATGTCTTTCCTATCGAGTTGCCGCCTCTGCGCGAGCGTGACGGGGATATTCGCTTGTTGGCCCGCCATTTCCTAAATCAGGCTAATCAGGAGTATCACACCAATGTGATTTTTGATCGCGGGGCTATTGCGTTCCTGGAAACTTATGAGTGGCCGGGGAATATCCGTCAGCTGGAAAATATTATCAAGCGGGCGGTGTTATTGGCTGAAGACGGTCAGATGATTACCGACCGACTGATTCGACGCATTATCCGCGAGGAGAGTGGAATTGTCTTTAATGGCGAAGCGACCGAGCAGCCGGAGGAGGTCAAAGCGATTTCGGTGAACGACGAGATATCGACGCGCATGGAACCGCAGCCACAATATGAGGCGACATTTGCTCCGCAGGTTATGTCCAGAAACGGCAGCGATGAAATCAAGCGCAATTACTGGAAAGTCAGTGAATCTGAAAAAGATATTCTGCTGCAGGCTCTGGAGAGAGCACACGGTAATAAAAGTCATGCGGCAAGGATGTTAAATATGACGCCGAGGCAGTATAATTATCGATTCAAAAAACTGGGGTTGGGTTAG
- a CDS encoding Rho-binding antiterminator, protein MPIACDLYSQLELAAMRGQTVELYANNDLRYRGPISTLATEKGKEYLVTPEQQKIPLEEIDRIETLN, encoded by the coding sequence ATGCCTATCGCCTGCGATCTTTACAGCCAACTGGAACTCGCTGCTATGCGCGGCCAAACCGTTGAACTCTATGCCAACAATGATCTGCGCTATAGAGGACCCATTTCCACGCTTGCCACTGAAAAGGGCAAGGAGTACCTGGTTACCCCCGAGCAACAGAAAATCCCGCTTGAGGAGATCGACCGAATTGAAACCTTAAATTAA
- a CDS encoding ABC transporter permease, producing MSTAQISMPAEFFSQLSVNFKKMPVWAQSTINSILGMSILLFMWWIGGLLIANNPDTEAFADFAPGPALSALWALIGTEFLNDTIISSLERIIYGLFWGIVIGVPLGVLMGYFVGMRQVANMPFQFLRMISPLAWMPIAVLAYDTWDGAIIFLIVMATVWPIVFGTAHGVQRIDPNWFRVARNLGADGFQMLRRVIMPAIAQDVFAGIRLAVGVAWVVLVPAEYLGVTSGLGYAINDARDTLAYDTLAAMVVVIGVIGYLLDAIAVFLIKRYSWHAS from the coding sequence ATGAGTACGGCACAAATAAGTATGCCGGCTGAGTTCTTCTCTCAGTTATCGGTGAATTTTAAAAAGATGCCTGTATGGGCGCAAAGTACAATTAATTCCATTCTGGGTATGTCGATCCTGCTGTTTATGTGGTGGATCGGCGGGCTTCTGATCGCTAACAACCCGGATACCGAAGCGTTTGCGGATTTTGCTCCGGGCCCAGCCCTGAGCGCGCTTTGGGCGCTGATTGGTACGGAATTTCTGAACGATACCATTATTTCCAGTCTGGAACGAATCATCTATGGTTTGTTCTGGGGGATTGTAATCGGGGTGCCTCTAGGTGTTTTGATGGGGTACTTCGTCGGGATGCGTCAGGTTGCTAATATGCCATTCCAGTTCCTGCGCATGATCAGCCCACTGGCGTGGATGCCGATCGCGGTACTGGCGTATGATACTTGGGACGGTGCGATTATCTTCCTGATTGTTATGGCGACGGTCTGGCCGATTGTATTCGGTACGGCGCACGGTGTGCAGCGTATCGACCCTAACTGGTTCCGTGTCGCTCGTAACCTGGGTGCGGATGGCTTCCAGATGCTGCGCAGAGTAATTATGCCGGCAATCGCACAGGATGTGTTTGCAGGGATTCGTCTGGCGGTCGGTGTTGCATGGGTTGTCCTGGTACCTGCCGAGTATCTGGGGGTTACCTCGGGTCTGGGTTACGCAATCAACGATGCGCGTGACACTCTGGCATATGACACCTTGGCGGCAATGGTTGTGGTAATCGGTGTGATCGGTTACCTGCTGGATGCGATCGCGGTATTCCTGATCAAACGTTACTCATGGCATGCAAGCTGA
- a CDS encoding ABC transporter substrate-binding protein encodes MCQYCSPDNPMSHHDYVFNPEKGRREFILDSMAAAGGLAAAMGGMSMSSQAMAADKPFDEVVKIGYLPITDASPLLVAHGMGFFEEEGLKVEKPTLIRGWSPLIEGFAAHKFNLVHFLKPIPVWMRYNNNFPVTITGWAHTNGSGLVVGKHTGVDKFEDLGGKQIAVPYWYSMHNIVLQMALKNAGLEPVIQDQTDKLKPNQVNLQIMPPPDMPPALAAKKIDAYIVAEPFNAFGEMKAGAKMLRFTGDIWKNHPCCVVCMHDEHVQQQQEWSQKVMNAVVRGSVYAQENKEEVAKMLSREGKRYLPMPAKAVIKAMTDYNPASYQNPDAIKHEDWDVGRIDFNPYPYPSATKFIVDQLKETLVTGDTTFLQNLDTDFVTKDLVNYDYVKNAMDKFGVWDKVKGVDPANPTVRQEVFEL; translated from the coding sequence ATGTGTCAATATTGCAGCCCTGATAACCCTATGTCACACCACGACTACGTTTTTAACCCTGAGAAGGGTCGTCGTGAGTTTATTCTAGACTCTATGGCCGCTGCCGGTGGTCTAGCCGCCGCGATGGGTGGAATGAGTATGTCGAGCCAGGCGATGGCTGCAGACAAGCCTTTTGACGAAGTGGTCAAGATCGGTTACCTGCCGATTACCGATGCCAGCCCGCTATTGGTTGCTCACGGTATGGGCTTCTTTGAAGAAGAAGGTCTTAAGGTTGAGAAGCCGACTTTGATTCGTGGTTGGTCGCCGTTGATTGAAGGGTTTGCGGCACACAAATTTAACCTGGTTCACTTCCTGAAGCCGATTCCTGTATGGATGCGTTATAACAATAATTTCCCGGTCACCATTACCGGTTGGGCGCACACTAACGGTTCCGGTCTGGTTGTCGGTAAGCACACTGGCGTAGATAAATTCGAAGATCTTGGTGGTAAGCAGATTGCGGTACCTTACTGGTATTCAATGCACAATATCGTGCTACAGATGGCGTTGAAAAATGCCGGTCTTGAGCCAGTGATTCAGGATCAGACTGATAAGCTTAAGCCAAATCAGGTTAACCTGCAGATCATGCCTCCACCGGATATGCCTCCTGCACTTGCGGCGAAGAAAATCGACGCTTATATCGTAGCCGAGCCGTTCAATGCCTTCGGTGAAATGAAAGCGGGTGCGAAGATGCTGCGCTTTACCGGCGATATCTGGAAAAACCATCCTTGTTGTGTTGTTTGTATGCACGACGAGCATGTTCAGCAGCAGCAAGAGTGGTCGCAGAAAGTAATGAATGCGGTTGTTCGTGGTTCTGTTTACGCTCAGGAAAATAAAGAAGAAGTTGCCAAGATGCTGTCTCGTGAAGGTAAGCGTTACCTACCAATGCCGGCTAAAGCGGTTATTAAAGCGATGACGGACTACAACCCGGCTTCTTACCAGAATCCTGATGCGATCAAACACGAAGATTGGGATGTGGGTCGTATTGACTTTAACCCGTATCCATATCCTTCAGCGACCAAGTTTATCGTCGATCAGCTGAAAGAGACGTTGGTTACCGGTGACACCACTTTCTTGCAGAATCTGGATACCGATTTTGTAACCAAAGACCTGGTCAACTACGACTATGTTAAGAACGCAATGGATAAATTCGGTGTTTGGGATAAGGTTAAGGGCGTTGATCCTGCTAACCCAACCGTCCGTCAAGAGGTGTTTGAACTATGA
- a CDS encoding ABC transporter ATP-binding protein, with the protein MSTASPIWISDLTHYYNRKQEMPTLDDINLSIPQGQLTALIGRSGCGKSTLLQMVAGLLMPTEGAVRIRAHTVTKPSAKWNMMFQKPSLYPWMTVRENAALGLVFAGTYKHKKDRVEELLDMVGLSEHKDKNVQDLSGGQQQRVALARSLATEPEVLLLDEPFSALDAFTRTALQTEVAQICHDQNITMVLVTHDIEEAVAMADQVVIMSHNPGQIVGEKHIPLDYPRDRNSGEFITLKDELFAEFEKIDQAKQKKPFERLEVPKREVKPPVDDSLQQAS; encoded by the coding sequence ATGTCAACCGCATCTCCCATCTGGATTTCCGACCTGACGCATTATTACAACCGCAAACAGGAAATGCCGACCCTGGATGACATCAACCTTTCGATCCCTCAGGGACAATTGACTGCTCTTATCGGCCGAAGCGGTTGTGGTAAATCCACCTTGCTGCAAATGGTTGCGGGTCTATTAATGCCGACCGAAGGCGCTGTGCGTATCCGCGCGCATACTGTAACCAAGCCAAGCGCTAAATGGAACATGATGTTCCAGAAGCCTTCCCTGTATCCATGGATGACAGTGCGTGAAAATGCCGCTCTGGGTCTGGTTTTCGCCGGAACCTATAAGCACAAAAAAGATCGAGTGGAAGAGTTGCTTGATATGGTCGGTCTAAGTGAGCATAAAGATAAAAACGTTCAGGATCTGTCCGGTGGTCAGCAGCAGCGTGTTGCTTTGGCGCGTTCACTGGCAACCGAGCCGGAAGTTCTGTTGCTTGACGAACCTTTCTCTGCCCTGGATGCCTTTACCCGTACCGCTCTGCAAACCGAAGTAGCGCAGATCTGTCACGATCAGAATATCACCATGGTATTGGTTACCCACGATATCGAAGAAGCGGTAGCCATGGCCGATCAGGTTGTCATCATGAGCCACAACCCGGGTCAGATCGTTGGAGAAAAACATATTCCGCTTGATTACCCTCGTGACCGCAACAGCGGCGAATTTATCACCCTTAAAGACGAGCTGTTTGCCGAATTCGAAAAGATCGATCAAGCCAAACAGAAAAAACCATTCGAGCGTCTGGAAGTGCCTAAGCGCGAAGTAAAACCACCGGTTGACGACTCGTTACAGCAAGCGTCTTAA
- a CDS encoding sigma 54-interacting transcriptional regulator: MRNSLELLLFEQSPDALILIDPEDNEVQLINAQARNLLAFEARQGASRSISADRIFSGCWPEFIVFSQEVLHKKTAWSGDLSIRTEKGDEQELLVAASLIEGRERNILLRLLSKQALQNQNRFLTVNELHRKGLQEWKTVERFFEEFELTNSLILNAVGEGVYGVDINGNATFLNPVAEEILGWKADELIGKNMHRMIHHSHHDGSHYHVESCHIYSAFQDGRTKQVQNEYFWNKQGKAFPVEYVSTPIMDEGQVVGAVIVFRDVSERKRAEARIGQMLKEMEELKRRLELENAYLQEAYKEVYHFNEIVGTSEAVQKIVEQIRLVSPTDANVLITGESGTGKELIARAIHENSLRKNRPLIRVNCASIPKDLFESEFFGHAKGAFTGAVGDRVGRFELADGGTIFLDEIGEIPYELQSKLLRVLQEQQFERLGDSRTRKVNVRIIAATNRNLLEEVKRKAFREDLYFRLNVFPIESPPLRQRGDDIPVLAQHFLKLACEKYAKVGLQLKVKHIYQLQAYHWPGNIRELIHVIERAVILAHDGQLVFNLDFSPVTQVSDGDGVSDQTQGVLTYNELRSRERENLIQALEQSGGKIFGKGGAGELLQINPTTLNSKLKKFNIDKYGFKAS; encoded by the coding sequence ATGAGAAATTCGCTGGAGCTTTTACTTTTCGAGCAGAGTCCGGACGCGCTGATATTGATCGATCCTGAAGATAACGAGGTGCAGTTGATTAATGCTCAAGCGCGCAATTTACTCGCTTTTGAGGCGCGACAGGGGGCGTCGCGGAGTATCTCTGCGGATCGGATTTTTTCCGGATGTTGGCCGGAATTTATCGTTTTCTCTCAGGAGGTTCTGCATAAGAAAACGGCCTGGTCGGGTGATCTTTCGATTCGTACCGAAAAGGGAGATGAGCAAGAGTTGCTGGTTGCGGCAAGTCTGATAGAGGGGCGGGAGCGCAATATTCTATTGCGTCTGCTGTCCAAGCAGGCGCTGCAGAATCAAAACCGGTTTCTGACGGTAAATGAACTGCATCGTAAAGGGTTGCAGGAGTGGAAGACTGTTGAGCGATTTTTTGAAGAGTTCGAACTGACCAATAGTCTGATCCTGAACGCTGTCGGAGAGGGGGTGTATGGCGTCGATATCAACGGAAATGCGACTTTTCTGAACCCGGTAGCCGAAGAGATACTTGGCTGGAAAGCGGATGAGTTGATTGGGAAAAACATGCACCGGATGATCCACCACAGCCATCATGACGGCTCGCATTATCATGTGGAATCCTGTCATATCTATTCGGCCTTTCAGGATGGGCGGACCAAACAGGTGCAAAACGAGTATTTCTGGAACAAGCAGGGAAAAGCCTTTCCGGTCGAATATGTCAGTACGCCGATTATGGATGAAGGGCAGGTCGTCGGAGCAGTGATTGTTTTCAGGGATGTGAGCGAGCGCAAAAGAGCTGAAGCGAGAATCGGTCAGATGCTCAAAGAGATGGAGGAGCTGAAGCGTAGATTGGAGTTGGAGAATGCCTATTTGCAGGAAGCCTATAAAGAGGTCTATCACTTCAACGAAATTGTCGGTACCAGCGAGGCGGTGCAGAAAATTGTCGAGCAGATTCGCCTGGTCAGTCCAACCGATGCTAATGTCCTGATTACCGGTGAATCCGGTACCGGTAAAGAATTGATTGCCCGCGCAATCCATGAAAACAGCTTGCGCAAGAATCGGCCGTTGATTCGTGTAAATTGCGCCTCTATTCCGAAAGACCTGTTTGAAAGCGAGTTTTTCGGGCATGCCAAGGGCGCTTTTACCGGAGCGGTTGGCGATCGGGTCGGGCGCTTTGAACTGGCCGATGGCGGGACGATTTTTCTGGATGAGATCGGTGAGATTCCTTATGAACTGCAAAGCAAGTTGTTGCGGGTGTTGCAGGAGCAGCAGTTTGAACGCTTGGGCGACTCCCGTACACGTAAGGTGAATGTGCGCATTATTGCCGCGACCAACCGAAATTTGCTGGAAGAGGTCAAACGTAAAGCCTTTCGTGAAGATCTGTATTTCCGCTTGAATGTCTTTCCTATAGAGTCCCCTCCCCTCAGACAGCGAGGAGATGATATTCCAGTACTTGCTCAGCACTTTCTTAAACTGGCCTGCGAGAAATACGCCAAGGTCGGTCTGCAGTTGAAGGTGAAGCATATTTATCAGCTGCAGGCGTATCACTGGCCCGGCAATATTCGAGAGCTGATTCATGTTATTGAACGGGCGGTTATTCTCGCGCACGACGGGCAGCTGGTTTTTAATTTAGATTTTTCTCCCGTCACTCAGGTATCGGATGGGGATGGCGTATCGGATCAGACTCAGGGGGTGCTCACCTATAACGAATTACGCAGTCGGGAGCGGGAGAATCTTATTCAGGCTCTGGAACAATCCGGAGGCAAAATATTCGGTAAAGGCGGCGCCGGGGAATTGCTGCAGATTAATCCAACGACCCTGAATTCCAAGCTTAAAAAATTCAATATCGACAAGTATGGCTTTAAGGCGTCCTGA